The genomic region GTTATGCTCGTCCACCAGTCTCTTGACTGCGCAAATGAGAATCCCAAGCAGAAGAACGGGTAAGTGTACTTTATGAGAGGAAATATGGAGAATGTCAGAGGTGCAAGTGCGACCTGGATGACCGATAAGAATAGGATCCAGGGCGACCAACGATTGAAGATCGAAAGAATTTTGACGAAAAGAAAACAAACGAGCGCGGCCCAGATGAACCAGTATGTGCCGGCGACATCGTTTAGAAGCTGTAAAATGTTGCCTGATGCGTCAGGGGCGCGGGGAAGCACGGCTAACTTTGCTGTCTCCAGGAGAGCGCACCAAAACAGCATGGACACCAAGAGCTGCATCGCCCGATCACCGACGGCTTGCATCAACGACTTTCGCAACAGCGCTCGGCAAGAAAGATATCCGCTTATCGCCATGAAGAGAGGCATGTCGAACATGTAGATCCATTTGAAGAATGGCGAATCCCAGAATCCTTCATCTCGGTAGAGGAGATATTGGATCAAGTGACCGACGATCACCAAAATGATGAGCACTGCTTTGTCGAAATCCAAAGCTAGATCGCGATCGTTTTCCTCTGGCGTACCAGGCAAAGTCGACCCAGTTACATTTCGCATCATC from Bradyrhizobium elkanii USDA 76 harbors:
- the nolL gene encoding nodulation factor fucose acetyltransferase NolL, whose amino-acid sequence is MMRNVTGSTLPGTPEENDRDLALDFDKAVLIILVIVGHLIQYLLYRDEGFWDSPFFKWIYMFDMPLFMAISGYLSCRALLRKSLMQAVGDRAMQLLVSMLFWCALLETAKLAVLPRAPDASGNILQLLNDVAGTYWFIWAALVCFLFVKILSIFNRWSPWILFLSVIQVALAPLTFSIFPLIKYTYPFFCLGFSFAQSRDWWTSITGAYKPLLIMSASIAALVCFLAWRKDSYVYNNLALVKDMQSAKDVLLMLFGSAAASAIMSELFRQCWRVGRSNRVVRFIAVEIGQSTLVLYLIQGMAFRLMDSIPYAEPLDLTSKLAVAGILGAAIVLVALMVRRTVHDIPYLSQLILGTSPPRPMSSGAACG